In a single window of the Cucumis melo cultivar AY chromosome 11, USDA_Cmelo_AY_1.0, whole genome shotgun sequence genome:
- the LOC103497375 gene encoding F-box protein At5g67140 translates to MDSAVVWSVEMELEPEIDRLPIDLLAHIFAMITSFTDLAQACGVCRKWKEGVKLSLGRRKSLSFAGWKMDDNSTARLIRHAYSLRELDISRSRWGCQITDHGLYEISLAKCIPNLKSISLWGMAGITDKGVVQLISRANSLQNLNIGGTFVTDVSLYAIADSCPNLKTIVLWSCRHVTETGLLILVSKCRKLESINVWGMRVPVDCFIGLVAISPSLQIKSRSLLNSMWPVV, encoded by the exons ATGGATTCGGCTGTTGTGTGGTCGGTAGAGATGGAGTTGGAACCGGAGATTGATCGATTGCCGATTGACCTATTGGCTCATATTTTTGCTATGATCACCTCCTTCACCGATTTGGCTCA GGCGTGCGGCGTATGTAGAAAATGGAAGGAAGGAGTTAAATTGTCTCTCGGTAGGAGGAAGAGTTTGAGCTTTGCTGGTTGGAAGATGGATGATAATTCCACTGCTCGCCTTATTCGCCATGCCTACAGTCTTCGGGAGCTCGACAT CTCAAGGAGCCGTTGGGGTTGCCAAATAACAGACCATGGATTATAtgaaatctctcttgcaaagtGCATTCCCAACCTCAAGTCCATTTCGCTTTGGGGTATGGCAGGGATCACCGACAAGGGTGTTGTGCAACTG ATTTCCAGAGCCAACTCTTTACAAAACTTGAATATTGGTGGAACCTTTGTCACAGACGTATCTCTATATGCAATTGCAGATAGCTGCCCAAATTTGAAG ACCATTGTCCTTTGGAGCTGTCGCCATGTAACAGAGACCGGACTTCTTATTCTTGTAAGTAAATGCCGAAAACTCGAGTCGATAAATGTTTGGGGAATGAGGGTTCCTGTAGACTGCTTCATTGGTTTGGTTGCGATAAGTCCATCCCTTCAAATAAAATCAAGAAGTCTGCTTAATTCTATGTGGCCTGTTGTGTGA
- the LOC103497372 gene encoding PI-PLC X domain-containing protein At5g67130 isoform X2, with the protein MEIARFLLLFLLNLDVLEACTAATDCGSGLYCGNCPASGKNQPVCTRGQAIVPTSVINGLPFNKYTWLVTHNSFSIVDAPQLDGVQRLTFYNQEDTVTNQLRNGVRGLMLDMYDFQNDIWLCHSFRGQCFNFTAFQPAINTLREVEAFLTENPTEIVTIIIEDYVHTPKGLITLFTNAGLDKYWFPVSKMPKKGEDWPTVTDMVQQNHRLLVFSSIASKEAEEGIAYQWKYMLENEPGDPGVVPGSCPNRRESKPLRSRSSSLFLQNYFPTYPVEAEACKEHANPLFNMISTCYKASGILPNFLAVNFYMRSEGGGVFDALDKINGQTLCGCSTLAACQAGAPPGTCKSIPAPNTGSMSSTSGSFTGSVQFSKSSASRVHSPNLLVLWLFYLPLLAFLKTTINTHLIGF; encoded by the exons CTCGAT GTTTTGGAAGCTTGTACGGCTGCTACGGATTGTGGGTCAGGTCTCTATTGTGGGAATTGCCCTGCTTCTGGCAAGAACCAACCTGTTTGTACTAGAGGCCAAGCAATCGTTCCCACTTCTGTT ATTAATGGGTTGCCATTCAACAAGTACACTTGGTTAGTGACTCATAACTCGTTCAGTATTGTTGATGCTCCGCAATTGGATGGAGTTCAGAGATTGACGTTTTACAATCAAGAGGATACTGTAACTAATCAATTAAGA AATGGAGTGAGGGGACTGATGCTGGATATGTATGATTTCCAAAACGATATCTGGCTCTGCCATTCATTCAGGGGACAATGTTTCAACTTCACTGCTTTT CAACCAGCAATTAACACATTAAGAGAAGTGGAAGCATTCTTAACTGAGAACCCAACTGAAATTGTGACCATTATAATTGAAGACTATGTGCATACTCCAAAGGGGTTGATAACTTTATTCACCAATGCTGGGCTGGACAAATACTGGTTTCCAGTGTCCAAGATGCCAAAGAAGGGAGAAGATTGGCCTACAGTCACTGACATGGTGCAACAGAATCATCGGCTTCTTGTTTTCTCATCCATCGCATCAAAGGAAGCCGAGGAAGGAATTGCTTACCAGTGGAAGTACATGTTGGAAAACGAAC CTGGTGATCCTGGAGTTGTACCTGGTTCATGCCCAAACCGAAGAGAATCGAAACCACTGAGATCAAGGAGTTCTTCTCTGTTCCTTCAGAATTACTTCCCTACATATCCAGTGGAAGCTGAGGCTTGCAAGGAGCATGCCAATCCACTTTTTAATATGATCTCCACATGCTATAAAGCATCTGGGATCTTGCCAAACTTTTTGGCTGTTAATTTTTACATG AGAAGTGAAGGCGGAGGAGTCTTCGATGCTTTGGATAAGATTAATGGCCAGACGCTATGTGGGTGTAGCACACTTGCTGCCTGCCAG GCTGGAGCTCCTCCCGGTACTTGCAAGAGTATTCCAGCACCTAACACTGGCTCAATGAGCAGTACCTCTGGCAGCTTTACCGGGTCTGTTCAATTCTCGAAATCATCAGCTTCGAGAGTCCATTCGCCGAATCTCTTGGTCCTATGGCTTTTCTACTTACCATTGTTGGCATTCTTAAAAACGACAATCAACACTCATCTAATTGGATTTTGA
- the LOC103497372 gene encoding PI-PLC X domain-containing protein At5g67130 isoform X3, with protein MGNSFFVCHFVLEACTAATDCGSGLYCGNCPASGKNQPVCTRGQAIVPTSVINGLPFNKYTWLVTHNSFSIVDAPQLDGVQRLTFYNQEDTVTNQLRNGVRGLMLDMYDFQNDIWLCHSFRGQCFNFTAFQPAINTLREVEAFLTENPTEIVTIIIEDYVHTPKGLITLFTNAGLDKYWFPVSKMPKKGEDWPTVTDMVQQNHRLLVFSSIASKEAEEGIAYQWKYMLENEPGDPGVVPGSCPNRRESKPLRSRSSSLFLQNYFPTYPVEAEACKEHANPLFNMISTCYKASGILPNFLAVNFYMRSEGGGVFDALDKINGQTLCGCSTLAACQAGAPPGTCKSIPAPNTGSMSSTSGSFTGSVQFSKSSASRVHSPNLLVLWLFYLPLLAFLKTTINTHLIGF; from the exons GTTTTGGAAGCTTGTACGGCTGCTACGGATTGTGGGTCAGGTCTCTATTGTGGGAATTGCCCTGCTTCTGGCAAGAACCAACCTGTTTGTACTAGAGGCCAAGCAATCGTTCCCACTTCTGTT ATTAATGGGTTGCCATTCAACAAGTACACTTGGTTAGTGACTCATAACTCGTTCAGTATTGTTGATGCTCCGCAATTGGATGGAGTTCAGAGATTGACGTTTTACAATCAAGAGGATACTGTAACTAATCAATTAAGA AATGGAGTGAGGGGACTGATGCTGGATATGTATGATTTCCAAAACGATATCTGGCTCTGCCATTCATTCAGGGGACAATGTTTCAACTTCACTGCTTTT CAACCAGCAATTAACACATTAAGAGAAGTGGAAGCATTCTTAACTGAGAACCCAACTGAAATTGTGACCATTATAATTGAAGACTATGTGCATACTCCAAAGGGGTTGATAACTTTATTCACCAATGCTGGGCTGGACAAATACTGGTTTCCAGTGTCCAAGATGCCAAAGAAGGGAGAAGATTGGCCTACAGTCACTGACATGGTGCAACAGAATCATCGGCTTCTTGTTTTCTCATCCATCGCATCAAAGGAAGCCGAGGAAGGAATTGCTTACCAGTGGAAGTACATGTTGGAAAACGAAC CTGGTGATCCTGGAGTTGTACCTGGTTCATGCCCAAACCGAAGAGAATCGAAACCACTGAGATCAAGGAGTTCTTCTCTGTTCCTTCAGAATTACTTCCCTACATATCCAGTGGAAGCTGAGGCTTGCAAGGAGCATGCCAATCCACTTTTTAATATGATCTCCACATGCTATAAAGCATCTGGGATCTTGCCAAACTTTTTGGCTGTTAATTTTTACATG AGAAGTGAAGGCGGAGGAGTCTTCGATGCTTTGGATAAGATTAATGGCCAGACGCTATGTGGGTGTAGCACACTTGCTGCCTGCCAG GCTGGAGCTCCTCCCGGTACTTGCAAGAGTATTCCAGCACCTAACACTGGCTCAATGAGCAGTACCTCTGGCAGCTTTACCGGGTCTGTTCAATTCTCGAAATCATCAGCTTCGAGAGTCCATTCGCCGAATCTCTTGGTCCTATGGCTTTTCTACTTACCATTGTTGGCATTCTTAAAAACGACAATCAACACTCATCTAATTGGATTTTGA
- the LOC103497372 gene encoding PI-PLC X domain-containing protein At5g67130 isoform X1: MLSSSLWEIPSSSAILYIFLTLFSFLISISFACFNGNCQVLEACTAATDCGSGLYCGNCPASGKNQPVCTRGQAIVPTSVINGLPFNKYTWLVTHNSFSIVDAPQLDGVQRLTFYNQEDTVTNQLRNGVRGLMLDMYDFQNDIWLCHSFRGQCFNFTAFQPAINTLREVEAFLTENPTEIVTIIIEDYVHTPKGLITLFTNAGLDKYWFPVSKMPKKGEDWPTVTDMVQQNHRLLVFSSIASKEAEEGIAYQWKYMLENEPGDPGVVPGSCPNRRESKPLRSRSSSLFLQNYFPTYPVEAEACKEHANPLFNMISTCYKASGILPNFLAVNFYMRSEGGGVFDALDKINGQTLCGCSTLAACQAGAPPGTCKSIPAPNTGSMSSTSGSFTGSVQFSKSSASRVHSPNLLVLWLFYLPLLAFLKTTINTHLIGF, encoded by the exons GTTTTGGAAGCTTGTACGGCTGCTACGGATTGTGGGTCAGGTCTCTATTGTGGGAATTGCCCTGCTTCTGGCAAGAACCAACCTGTTTGTACTAGAGGCCAAGCAATCGTTCCCACTTCTGTT ATTAATGGGTTGCCATTCAACAAGTACACTTGGTTAGTGACTCATAACTCGTTCAGTATTGTTGATGCTCCGCAATTGGATGGAGTTCAGAGATTGACGTTTTACAATCAAGAGGATACTGTAACTAATCAATTAAGA AATGGAGTGAGGGGACTGATGCTGGATATGTATGATTTCCAAAACGATATCTGGCTCTGCCATTCATTCAGGGGACAATGTTTCAACTTCACTGCTTTT CAACCAGCAATTAACACATTAAGAGAAGTGGAAGCATTCTTAACTGAGAACCCAACTGAAATTGTGACCATTATAATTGAAGACTATGTGCATACTCCAAAGGGGTTGATAACTTTATTCACCAATGCTGGGCTGGACAAATACTGGTTTCCAGTGTCCAAGATGCCAAAGAAGGGAGAAGATTGGCCTACAGTCACTGACATGGTGCAACAGAATCATCGGCTTCTTGTTTTCTCATCCATCGCATCAAAGGAAGCCGAGGAAGGAATTGCTTACCAGTGGAAGTACATGTTGGAAAACGAAC CTGGTGATCCTGGAGTTGTACCTGGTTCATGCCCAAACCGAAGAGAATCGAAACCACTGAGATCAAGGAGTTCTTCTCTGTTCCTTCAGAATTACTTCCCTACATATCCAGTGGAAGCTGAGGCTTGCAAGGAGCATGCCAATCCACTTTTTAATATGATCTCCACATGCTATAAAGCATCTGGGATCTTGCCAAACTTTTTGGCTGTTAATTTTTACATG AGAAGTGAAGGCGGAGGAGTCTTCGATGCTTTGGATAAGATTAATGGCCAGACGCTATGTGGGTGTAGCACACTTGCTGCCTGCCAG GCTGGAGCTCCTCCCGGTACTTGCAAGAGTATTCCAGCACCTAACACTGGCTCAATGAGCAGTACCTCTGGCAGCTTTACCGGGTCTGTTCAATTCTCGAAATCATCAGCTTCGAGAGTCCATTCGCCGAATCTCTTGGTCCTATGGCTTTTCTACTTACCATTGTTGGCATTCTTAAAAACGACAATCAACACTCATCTAATTGGATTTTGA